The Cystobacter ferrugineus genome includes a window with the following:
- a CDS encoding SCE4755 family polysaccharide monooxygenase-like protein: protein MKRPSLIPSLIAASAALLLSAAPAHAHFSIQQPASWAAQDRLGNPQKSEPCGQADPGQPAQPTGAVTTYRSGQMITIALTETVYHPGHYRVSIAQDMNSLPPDPPVTAGSTPCGSTTIDNNPTLPLLADGLLVHSSPFSEPQQTVQVQLPQGFTCDKCTLQITQFMSNHAINDPGGCFYHHCATVTIAPPGDGGGTDGDGVTPNDGKGGGCQLGGVPGTEAAPAAGLILLALGLLRRRA from the coding sequence ATGAAGCGACCATCCCTGATCCCTTCCCTCATCGCCGCGTCGGCGGCACTCCTCCTCTCCGCCGCGCCGGCGCACGCCCACTTCAGCATCCAACAGCCGGCGAGCTGGGCGGCGCAGGACCGCCTCGGCAACCCGCAGAAGAGCGAGCCCTGCGGCCAGGCCGACCCCGGGCAGCCGGCCCAGCCCACCGGCGCGGTCACCACCTACCGCTCGGGGCAGATGATCACCATCGCCCTCACCGAGACGGTCTACCACCCCGGCCACTACCGCGTTTCGATCGCCCAGGACATGAACTCGCTGCCCCCCGACCCGCCGGTCACCGCCGGTAGCACGCCGTGCGGCAGCACGACCATCGACAACAACCCGACGCTGCCGCTCCTCGCCGATGGCCTGCTCGTGCACTCCTCGCCGTTCTCCGAGCCGCAGCAGACGGTCCAGGTTCAGCTTCCGCAGGGCTTCACCTGCGACAAGTGCACGCTGCAGATCACCCAGTTCATGTCGAACCACGCGATCAACGACCCCGGCGGCTGCTTCTATCACCACTGCGCCACCGTCACGATCGCCCCGCCTGGCGACGGCGGCGGCACGGACGGCGACGGCGTCACGCCGAACGACGGGAAGGGCGGTGGCTGTCAGCTCGGCGGCGTTCCCGGCACCGAGGCCGCGCCGGCCGCCGGTCTGATCCTGCTGGCGCTCGGGCTCCTCCGCCGCCGCGCCTGA
- a CDS encoding DUF1838 family protein, producing MGSQPGQLIYQTHGRKLMGGWAELPQHLRDYVTRSFPEYQHAPTEWPAGQGNATSWRYFKQLVDSGQYKPSCP from the coding sequence ATGGGCTCCCAACCGGGCCAGCTCATCTACCAGACACATGGCCGCAAGCTGATGGGCGGCTGGGCCGAACTGCCTCAGCACCTCCGGGATTACGTCACCCGCTCCTTCCCCGAGTACCAACACGCCCCCACCGAGTGGCCCGCGGGCCAGGGCAACGCCACGAGCTGGCGCTACTTCAAGCAACTCGTGGACAGCGGGCAGTACAAACCCTCCTGTCCGTGA
- the upp gene encoding uracil phosphoribosyltransferase produces MSNTTTPSIQEYLGKNVHLLPQTRQLRALHTIIRDRTARREDFVFYSRRIIRQLLEAGLNFLPFESWEVETPVGRKYDGLRFSSQICGVSVVRAGESMEAELREVCPSIRIGKILIQRDKVTKLPRLYYSSLPNDIAKRHVLLMDPMLATGGSALAAIQVLLERGVPEENIVFINLITVPEGISALCKRHPAVKIVTSSIEERLNENAYMLPGIGDFGDRFFGTDT; encoded by the coding sequence ATGTCCAACACGACGACCCCATCGATTCAAGAGTATCTCGGCAAGAACGTGCACCTGCTGCCACAGACGAGGCAACTGCGAGCGTTGCACACGATCATCCGCGACCGGACCGCACGCCGGGAGGATTTCGTCTTCTACTCCAGGCGGATCATCCGCCAGTTGCTCGAAGCGGGCCTGAACTTCCTCCCGTTCGAGTCGTGGGAGGTCGAGACTCCCGTCGGAAGGAAGTACGACGGCTTGCGTTTCTCCTCGCAGATCTGCGGGGTCTCCGTCGTCCGTGCCGGAGAGAGCATGGAAGCGGAGCTGCGGGAGGTGTGCCCATCCATCCGCATTGGCAAGATCCTGATCCAGCGGGACAAGGTCACCAAGCTGCCGCGCTTGTATTACTCGTCTCTGCCCAACGATATCGCCAAGCGCCACGTCCTGTTGATGGATCCCATGCTGGCCACGGGCGGGTCCGCGCTCGCCGCCATCCAGGTGCTGCTCGAGAGGGGTGTGCCCGAAGAGAACATCGTCTTCATCAACCTGATCACCGTGCCCGAAGGCATCTCCGCGCTCTGCAAGCGGCATCCGGCGGTGAAGATCGTGACCTCCTCGATTGAAGAGCGTCTGAATGAAAACGCCTACATGCTGCCAGGCATCGGCGATTTTGGTGATCGGTTCTTCGGTACGGACACCTGA
- a CDS encoding GNAT family N-acetyltransferase, with the protein MPAIDIPAIDTERLTLRGPRREDFEEAFEMWGDPRVTRYIGGKPSTREEVWSRLLRYVGHWAVMGYGFWVVREKGTSRFVGEVGLADFRREIEPSFEGAKETGWALSPWAHGKGFATEAVNAALRWADGRFGPERVVCIIDPGNEASLKVAHKCGFREFARGSYKGEPTLMLERVPRAR; encoded by the coding sequence GTGCCCGCCATCGACATTCCCGCCATCGACACCGAGCGCCTCACGCTACGCGGCCCACGACGCGAGGACTTCGAGGAAGCGTTCGAGATGTGGGGAGACCCGCGGGTGACCCGGTACATTGGCGGCAAGCCGTCCACGCGCGAGGAGGTGTGGTCCCGGCTGCTGCGCTACGTGGGCCACTGGGCGGTGATGGGGTATGGGTTCTGGGTGGTGCGCGAGAAGGGCACGAGCCGGTTCGTCGGCGAGGTGGGACTCGCGGACTTCCGGCGGGAGATCGAACCCTCGTTCGAGGGGGCGAAGGAGACGGGTTGGGCTCTGTCTCCGTGGGCGCACGGAAAAGGGTTCGCCACGGAGGCAGTGAACGCGGCGCTGAGGTGGGCGGACGGCAGGTTCGGTCCGGAGCGCGTGGTGTGCATCATCGACCCGGGGAACGAGGCGTCCCTCAAGGTCGCGCACAAGTGCGGGTTCCGTGAATTCGCACGCGGCTCGTACAAGGGCGAGCCGACGCTGATGCTCGAGCGGGTTCCCAGGGCCAGGTGA
- a CDS encoding TetR/AcrR family transcriptional regulator, translating into MTRKTPTRRYHHGDLKRALLEASIELIREDGVDALTMAEVGRRVGVSSAAPYKHFEDRQALLRALAAEGNRRLGEAIVAATQGSTDPREVFRLSGVAYIRWAAENPALYRIATDPAHIDYTSTSHEVDAPEALKGSMETFWPELAALVRSGAALPASHALVQQLQGRALAQGVASLFVSGVFASLGITTADAERIARAVTGEDVPAMPRRSHPSRSR; encoded by the coding sequence ATGACTCGAAAGACGCCCACGCGCCGCTACCACCATGGGGACCTCAAGCGCGCCCTGCTGGAGGCGAGCATCGAGCTCATCCGCGAGGACGGTGTGGACGCGCTCACCATGGCCGAGGTCGGCCGCCGCGTCGGCGTGTCCTCCGCCGCTCCCTACAAGCACTTCGAGGATCGCCAGGCGCTGTTGCGCGCGCTCGCCGCGGAGGGCAACCGGCGGCTCGGCGAGGCGATCGTCGCGGCAACACAGGGGAGCACCGATCCGCGCGAGGTCTTCCGGCTCTCGGGCGTGGCCTACATCCGCTGGGCGGCGGAGAACCCGGCCCTCTACCGCATCGCGACGGATCCCGCGCACATCGACTACACGTCGACGTCTCATGAAGTCGATGCCCCGGAGGCCCTCAAGGGCTCCATGGAGACGTTCTGGCCGGAGCTGGCGGCCCTGGTGCGCTCGGGCGCCGCCCTCCCCGCCTCCCATGCCCTGGTGCAACAACTGCAAGGCCGCGCCCTGGCTCAAGGCGTGGCCAGCCTCTTCGTCAGTGGCGTCTTCGCTTCGCTCGGCATCACCACCGCGGACGCGGAGCGGATTGCCCGGGCGGTGACGGGGGAGGACGTCCCAGCCATGCCGCGCCGGAGCCATCCCTCGCGCTCCCGCTGA
- a CDS encoding carotenoid oxygenase family protein encodes MSSQNAVSPLLRSLSRPHGFEPLRVEGRLPEPLRGTLFRAGPGLFERFGASLSHAFEADGAITAVRFDGRGARGACRIVESAGYRAEEKAGRFLFNSAASWLDRMRAARGGTAKTTGNTSTFLWQDRLFALMEGGLLQEMDPGTLDTLEATDLGVVSGAFSAHPHRVASLRTTFNFGVRYGPKMLIDLYALPDEGTPSKLGTVEAPWQAMLHDFIATERHLILFLGPVKLNLLRAMMGLADFTKLFQWKPELGARLIVVPLDDIQRPRTFELDAFWTWHFANAFEEEGGPCIDLCRYPEFTLDGIGEVEEKGAPPLLTRLHLELKTGKVRETKVFDVPCEFPQLHPRVHGGRYGTLFAQTERQGADRKYPGITRISLDGGSGAEWAVPAGHVPSEPVLVPRGEAEDDAFVLDLVYDAASDHSYVAVLDGQHLEDGPVATVHFDHPIPVTFHGGFAAAS; translated from the coding sequence ATGAGCAGCCAGAACGCCGTGAGTCCTCTGCTGCGGTCCCTCTCGCGGCCCCACGGCTTCGAGCCGTTGCGGGTCGAGGGGCGGCTTCCCGAGCCGCTCCGGGGCACGCTCTTCCGAGCGGGACCGGGCCTCTTCGAGCGCTTCGGCGCGAGCCTCTCGCATGCGTTCGAGGCGGACGGGGCGATCACGGCGGTGCGTTTCGATGGCCGTGGCGCGCGGGGCGCCTGCCGTATCGTCGAGAGCGCCGGCTACCGCGCGGAGGAGAAGGCGGGGCGGTTTCTCTTCAACTCGGCGGCCTCGTGGCTGGACCGCATGCGCGCCGCGCGCGGCGGTACGGCGAAGACGACGGGGAACACCTCGACCTTCTTGTGGCAGGACCGGCTCTTCGCGCTGATGGAGGGGGGACTGTTGCAGGAGATGGACCCGGGCACGCTGGACACGCTCGAGGCCACGGACCTGGGCGTGGTGTCGGGCGCCTTCTCCGCGCACCCGCACCGCGTCGCCTCGCTGCGGACGACCTTCAACTTCGGCGTGCGCTACGGCCCGAAGATGCTCATCGACCTCTACGCGCTGCCGGACGAGGGAACTCCCTCGAAGCTCGGCACGGTCGAGGCGCCCTGGCAGGCCATGCTGCACGATTTCATCGCGACCGAGCGGCACCTCATCCTCTTCCTGGGGCCGGTGAAGCTCAATCTCCTGCGCGCGATGATGGGCCTGGCCGACTTCACGAAGCTCTTCCAGTGGAAGCCGGAGCTCGGCGCGCGGCTCATCGTCGTCCCACTGGACGACATCCAGAGGCCACGCACCTTCGAGCTCGATGCCTTCTGGACCTGGCACTTCGCCAATGCCTTCGAGGAGGAAGGCGGGCCGTGCATCGACCTGTGCCGCTACCCGGAGTTCACGCTCGACGGCATCGGCGAGGTCGAGGAGAAGGGAGCGCCCCCGCTGCTGACGCGCCTGCACCTGGAGCTGAAGACCGGGAAGGTGCGTGAGACGAAGGTCTTCGACGTCCCCTGTGAGTTCCCGCAGCTGCACCCGCGGGTGCACGGGGGGCGTTACGGCACCCTCTTCGCGCAGACCGAGCGCCAGGGCGCGGACCGGAAGTACCCGGGGATTACGCGCATCTCGCTCGACGGCGGGAGCGGCGCGGAGTGGGCCGTGCCGGCCGGGCATGTGCCGAGCGAGCCCGTGCTCGTGCCGCGCGGCGAGGCGGAGGATGACGCCTTCGTGCTCGACCTCGTCTACGACGCGGCGAGCGACCACTCCTATGTCGCCGTCCTGGACGGACAGCACCTCGAGGACGGTCCCGTGGCGACCGTGCACTTCGACCACCCCATCCCCGTGACGTTCCACGGGGGCTTCGCCGCCGCGAGTTGA
- a CDS encoding DMT family transporter: protein MIGRSKDWLLAIGGGALLALMINYNSLLAKHTTPMFASWVAHGLGAVAALALVVLYSRVFRSADKAGDARREKIPLWFYLGGIPGTFTVILAAVTVNSSLSLSGTIALMLLGQVLFGIVSDHFGLFRTPKRRTVPADILGALCVLTGSALIIFGRA, encoded by the coding sequence ATGATCGGTCGTTCGAAGGACTGGCTGTTGGCGATTGGAGGAGGTGCACTCCTCGCGTTGATGATCAACTACAACAGCCTCCTGGCGAAGCACACCACGCCGATGTTCGCCTCCTGGGTGGCGCACGGCCTGGGCGCGGTTGCGGCGCTCGCCCTCGTCGTCCTGTATTCGCGGGTCTTCCGCTCCGCGGACAAGGCGGGGGATGCGCGGCGTGAGAAGATACCCCTGTGGTTCTATCTGGGGGGGATTCCCGGTACGTTCACGGTGATCCTGGCCGCGGTCACGGTGAACAGCAGCCTGTCGCTGTCCGGCACCATCGCGCTCATGCTGCTCGGGCAGGTGCTCTTCGGAATCGTGTCGGACCACTTCGGGCTGTTTCGCACCCCCAAGCGGCGTACCGTCCCCGCGGACATCCTCGGTGCGCTCTGTGTCCTCACGGGAAGCGCGCTCATCATCTTTGGCAGGGCGTAA
- a CDS encoding DMT family transporter — protein MIAYILLAFLNGTVIGTSRAINGRLGAEVGSFKASLWNHLIGFLFLTPALLLMGGWKFDVLPEAPLSAYIGGFFGALFVAVNSYIFPRLGAMNAVLLVISGQMITAVLIDYRNQGVPPTAIRCLGVIIVLLGVYLTRVSSASRAKDKSP, from the coding sequence GTGATTGCCTACATCCTGCTCGCGTTTCTCAATGGTACGGTCATCGGCACGAGCCGAGCGATCAACGGGCGTCTGGGTGCCGAGGTCGGCTCCTTCAAGGCCTCCCTCTGGAACCACCTCATCGGCTTCCTGTTCCTCACACCAGCACTCCTGCTGATGGGAGGTTGGAAGTTCGATGTCCTCCCCGAGGCGCCCCTGTCCGCGTATATCGGCGGATTCTTCGGAGCGCTCTTCGTGGCGGTCAACAGCTACATCTTTCCCAGGCTCGGCGCGATGAACGCCGTCCTTCTGGTGATCAGCGGCCAGATGATCACCGCTGTGTTGATCGATTACCGGAACCAGGGTGTGCCGCCCACGGCCATCCGGTGTCTGGGCGTCATCATCGTGTTACTGGGCGTCTACCTGACCAGGGTGTCGAGCGCCTCTCGCGCCAAGGACAAGTCACCATGA
- a CDS encoding amidase family protein, whose protein sequence is MGAVTGLLHACYTGEEPDAAMGATQLSAAEAARRIREGEMSAESYAGALLRAYRARANLNTVLWMDSERLLESAHAIDRKRARGQALGLLAGVPLMVKDNIDVAGIPTTAGTPTLRRYVPRRNAPVMDALFAQDALLFAKANMHELAAGGSSNNAAFGAVRNPYDRTRIPGGSSGGTAAAVAARFVPAGLGTDTAGSVRMPAALCGICGLRPTASAHMRWPDAGVVPLSNDLDTVGPIARSVGDLALLTQAVTGAVRPRRASLSRVRIGLPRGYFWEDLDPSVAAVTRGAVTRLRDAGVEFVEVDLTEVVRSALDLFGTFVEIGYGKDLQTFLAAYAPGITMQQVMNGIVSKDVRALFETYLPVQVPAETVFFVRNRARPELVARYTEVLRHANVVAILYPTVPVPATPIRTAGDAPGDTIELNGRQVLEVFTLIRNTQISPVLQAPGLSIPAGMTAAGLPVGIELDAVPGDDTRLLALGMAVEAALGPLPPPVG, encoded by the coding sequence ATGGGCGCCGTCACCGGGTTGCTTCACGCCTGCTACACGGGCGAAGAGCCAGACGCCGCGATGGGCGCCACGCAGCTCAGCGCGGCCGAGGCCGCACGCCGCATCCGCGAAGGCGAGATGAGCGCCGAGAGTTATGCGGGTGCACTCTTGCGTGCCTACCGGGCGCGAGCCAATCTCAACACCGTGCTTTGGATGGACTCCGAACGGTTGCTCGAGAGCGCGCATGCGATCGACCGGAAGCGCGCGCGAGGTCAGGCACTGGGGTTGCTTGCTGGCGTGCCGCTGATGGTAAAGGACAACATCGATGTCGCCGGCATTCCAACCACGGCCGGCACGCCGACATTGCGCAGATACGTGCCGCGTCGGAATGCCCCGGTCATGGACGCGCTCTTCGCCCAGGACGCATTGCTCTTCGCGAAGGCCAACATGCACGAGCTGGCCGCTGGGGGCTCGTCCAACAACGCGGCATTCGGCGCCGTTCGCAATCCTTATGATCGTACGCGCATTCCCGGCGGCTCGAGCGGCGGCACGGCGGCGGCGGTCGCGGCGCGCTTCGTACCGGCGGGGCTTGGCACGGACACCGCCGGCTCGGTGCGCATGCCAGCCGCACTCTGTGGAATCTGCGGACTGCGGCCCACCGCGTCGGCACACATGCGCTGGCCTGACGCCGGTGTCGTCCCTCTGTCGAACGATCTGGATACCGTGGGTCCCATCGCCCGCAGTGTAGGAGACCTGGCACTGCTGACGCAGGCCGTCACCGGCGCCGTTCGCCCCAGGCGAGCGTCTCTCTCTCGGGTGCGCATCGGCCTGCCCCGTGGGTATTTCTGGGAAGATCTCGATCCAAGCGTCGCGGCTGTGACCAGAGGCGCGGTGACACGTTTGCGCGATGCCGGCGTGGAATTTGTCGAGGTGGATCTGACCGAGGTGGTGCGGAGCGCGTTGGACCTGTTCGGCACGTTTGTCGAGATCGGCTATGGCAAGGATCTCCAAACGTTCCTTGCCGCCTACGCGCCAGGCATCACGATGCAACAGGTGATGAACGGCATTGTGAGCAAGGATGTCAGGGCTCTGTTCGAAACGTATCTTCCCGTGCAGGTTCCCGCGGAGACCGTATTCTTCGTGCGGAACCGAGCGCGTCCCGAACTGGTTGCGCGCTACACGGAGGTGTTACGCCACGCCAACGTCGTTGCCATCTTGTATCCGACCGTGCCGGTGCCGGCGACCCCGATACGCACCGCGGGCGACGCGCCTGGCGACACCATCGAACTGAACGGCAGACAGGTGCTCGAGGTCTTCACCCTGATCCGCAACACGCAGATTTCGCCGGTACTGCAGGCGCCGGGGCTCAGCATCCCGGCTGGAATGACCGCCGCCGGCCTGCCCGTCGGTATCGAACTCGATGCCGTACCCGGCGACGACACTCGCCTTCTGGCGCTCGGCATGGCCGTTGAGGCAGCTCTGGGTCCACTGCCCCCACCGGTAGGGTGA
- a CDS encoding DUF1963 domain-containing protein — MTAPPQLSPRLREDLSRLAPRVAAGVAQTLQENLRPCLLVESERVGQAPLYRGALGRMLGLRTDAPRLALLDSKLGGTPYTTAPLEEGRWFLGQLNFAQLPSSVPGLPRQGLLAVDGVRGRSAFGLSFTARWYPRPSEEEAVPARDVSRLGRFEAALRFRESWSLPCWEDLEALLPEELWWLADDVDEWQRESGMCDERCHRLGGHRSFGQDSLSVFEPPTGLSKDFREYEQLFRLNFDNAADFTWGSNQVYLLVHRDDLAAQRFDRLAFAVAND; from the coding sequence ATGACCGCTCCCCCCCAACTCTCTCCACGGTTGCGCGAGGATCTGTCGCGGCTCGCCCCTCGGGTCGCCGCCGGGGTGGCGCAGACGCTCCAGGAGAACCTGCGCCCCTGCCTCCTGGTCGAATCGGAGCGGGTCGGCCAGGCGCCACTGTACCGTGGAGCGCTCGGGCGGATGCTGGGGCTCCGGACGGACGCGCCGAGACTCGCGTTGCTCGACAGCAAGCTCGGTGGCACGCCGTACACCACGGCTCCGCTGGAGGAAGGGCGGTGGTTCCTCGGACAGCTCAACTTCGCCCAACTGCCGTCCTCGGTTCCCGGCCTCCCCCGGCAGGGACTGCTCGCCGTCGACGGCGTTCGCGGCCGCTCGGCCTTCGGGCTTTCCTTCACCGCGCGCTGGTACCCACGGCCCTCCGAGGAGGAGGCCGTCCCGGCGCGAGACGTGTCGCGGCTCGGACGCTTCGAGGCGGCGCTCCGCTTCCGCGAGAGCTGGTCCCTTCCCTGCTGGGAGGACCTCGAGGCGCTTCTGCCCGAGGAGCTCTGGTGGCTCGCCGACGACGTGGATGAGTGGCAGCGGGAGAGCGGCATGTGTGACGAGCGCTGCCACCGGCTCGGAGGCCATCGCTCGTTCGGCCAGGACTCGCTCAGCGTCTTCGAGCCCCCCACGGGGCTGTCGAAGGACTTCCGGGAGTACGAGCAGTTGTTCCGGCTCAACTTCGACAACGCGGCCGACTTCACCTGGGGGAGCAACCAGGTCTATCTGCTCGTCCACCGTGACGACCTGGCGGCCCAGCGTTTCGATCGGCTCGCGTTCGCCGTGGCGAACGACTGA
- a CDS encoding DUF1838 family protein, with amino-acid sequence MARNVRYLVYALTFAGALACGEPETRTPLDLSKPGDTLLGFVKTRGSLDPEREVVFYWTGFIYSSVQESSLPVTQSNKVLFKFEGYNITRFQKTEEGYQQLSREASFYEDPTPGEILECWSNPLNGRSVSVVHVWNDPVNNRFGEKETSLLAHTEDGDRVVYSTDILLAYPSPLPVAKYPDYSGSNPYQAAELFNFYVSRAALEDSRLDTVPATSPGRAGAPTFPGCRWAPNRASSSTRHMAAS; translated from the coding sequence ATGGCAAGAAACGTTCGTTATCTGGTGTACGCGCTCACGTTCGCGGGAGCGCTGGCGTGTGGAGAGCCCGAAACGCGCACGCCCCTCGACCTGTCCAAGCCTGGCGACACCCTGCTCGGCTTCGTGAAGACGCGCGGCTCGCTCGATCCCGAGCGGGAGGTGGTCTTCTACTGGACCGGCTTCATCTACTCGTCCGTCCAGGAGAGCAGTCTCCCCGTCACGCAGAGCAACAAGGTGCTCTTCAAGTTCGAGGGCTACAACATCACACGCTTCCAGAAGACGGAGGAGGGCTACCAGCAGCTCAGCCGCGAGGCCTCCTTCTACGAAGACCCCACCCCGGGGGAGATCCTCGAGTGCTGGAGCAACCCGCTCAACGGCAGGTCCGTGTCCGTCGTCCACGTGTGGAACGACCCCGTCAACAACCGCTTCGGTGAGAAGGAGACGTCCCTGCTGGCGCACACCGAGGATGGGGATCGCGTCGTCTACAGCACCGACATCCTCCTGGCCTACCCCTCGCCGCTGCCAGTGGCGAAGTACCCGGACTACTCAGGCAGCAACCCCTACCAGGCCGCCGAGCTCTTCAATTTCTACGTCTCGCGCGCCGCGCTGGAGGACTCGAGGCTCGACACCGTCCCCGCGACATCTCCTGGACGCGCGGGGGCCCCTACCTTCCCTGGATGCAGATGGGCTCCCAACCGGGCCAGCTCATCTACCAGACACATGGCCGCAAGCTGA
- a CDS encoding HAD family hydrolase — MTHVVIFDLDGTLVDTPRAIVETFTAAFASMGVQAQNASAIRATIGLPLERAFSKLLGVPPEDALVAQGVKQYQAFFKELILPKAGQLLFPGVAEGLVTLRAQGFSLAVATSKFYASADALLKAAGLRDHFHVVVGADQVKQPKPHPEMGQLILQTLGIPAERAVMVGDTTHDLQMAKAAGMRSVAVTYGVHSVQELKSAGPTWIAGSFDDVLKCVQTENGGWRS, encoded by the coding sequence ATGACACACGTCGTTATCTTTGACCTGGATGGAACGTTGGTGGACACCCCCCGCGCGATCGTCGAGACGTTCACGGCGGCGTTCGCGTCCATGGGGGTCCAGGCCCAGAATGCCTCGGCCATCCGGGCGACCATCGGGCTTCCACTCGAGCGGGCGTTCAGCAAGCTCCTGGGCGTTCCGCCCGAGGACGCCCTGGTGGCCCAGGGCGTGAAGCAGTACCAGGCCTTCTTCAAGGAGCTCATCCTGCCGAAGGCGGGACAGCTGCTCTTCCCCGGGGTAGCGGAGGGGCTGGTCACCTTGCGCGCCCAGGGCTTCTCCCTGGCCGTGGCGACGAGCAAGTTCTACGCGAGCGCCGACGCCTTGTTGAAGGCGGCTGGGCTTCGTGACCACTTCCACGTGGTGGTCGGCGCGGATCAGGTGAAGCAGCCGAAGCCGCATCCCGAAATGGGTCAGTTGATCCTCCAGACGCTGGGAATACCCGCCGAGCGCGCGGTGATGGTCGGAGATACGACCCATGACCTGCAGATGGCCAAGGCCGCCGGAATGCGCTCGGTCGCCGTGACCTACGGCGTGCACAGCGTGCAGGAGCTGAAATCCGCCGGTCCGACCTGGATCGCCGGGTCCTTCGATGATGTGCTCAAGTGCGTCCAGACGGAGAATGGAGGCTGGCGTTCATGA
- a CDS encoding questin oxidase family protein produces the protein MIDSKLIDDLLNDRTHHIEFNGHLSNHVKHAVVALKGLGASPQKIKSYYDGYAKLTTYGYGLEPARPSKHVISEDNWDRFLGKRTSYSSYCEFFDRKEKELGMDELLRRYIPPLLPGWVGAFTHATIHLGWALDVNHRWMTIEGLAYMAFSYVSCHPERASSVPLDRSRGEQAVDSLLRIAGVWDEDGESFHQWVEALVGDTAAGLAAGILPELARSGLQFRIARMLMEGHPMMYETPAWIEAQDVPTSWEQLYYVTSLIYLAMPGNFVLLHLLTSLHAMEQIAHRLPEDQHKYVIKCFWIGMLGIMFSRANLPRRRKLAALHATYKDAIDPVENPAMRQDWAQITARAFEEEEEHNPKLVYVLQRMWKRTGGRSIYRAAAAQFTTTPELPKSFEHPPAEE, from the coding sequence ATGATCGACTCCAAATTGATCGATGACCTGTTGAATGACAGGACACACCACATCGAGTTCAATGGGCATCTGAGCAACCATGTCAAGCATGCGGTGGTTGCCCTGAAGGGGCTCGGTGCTTCGCCGCAGAAGATCAAGTCGTACTATGACGGCTACGCGAAGCTGACGACCTATGGCTATGGCCTGGAGCCGGCGAGGCCCTCCAAGCACGTGATTTCGGAGGACAACTGGGATCGCTTCCTCGGAAAGCGAACCAGCTACTCCTCCTATTGTGAGTTCTTCGACCGGAAGGAAAAGGAGCTGGGGATGGACGAGCTCCTGCGGCGGTACATCCCGCCGCTGCTTCCTGGCTGGGTGGGAGCCTTCACACATGCCACCATCCACCTGGGATGGGCGCTGGACGTGAACCACCGCTGGATGACGATCGAAGGCCTCGCCTACATGGCCTTCTCGTATGTCTCGTGCCACCCGGAGAGGGCGTCTTCGGTCCCGCTCGACCGTTCTCGGGGCGAGCAGGCCGTGGACTCCCTGCTGCGTATCGCGGGCGTCTGGGACGAGGACGGCGAGTCGTTTCATCAGTGGGTCGAGGCGCTGGTGGGAGACACCGCGGCCGGCCTGGCCGCAGGCATTCTTCCCGAGCTCGCGCGGTCGGGATTGCAGTTCCGGATCGCCCGGATGCTCATGGAAGGGCATCCGATGATGTACGAGACCCCGGCCTGGATCGAGGCACAGGACGTTCCCACCAGCTGGGAGCAGCTGTACTACGTGACGAGCCTGATCTACCTGGCCATGCCGGGAAACTTCGTGCTCCTCCACCTGCTCACGTCGTTGCACGCGATGGAGCAGATCGCCCACCGGCTCCCCGAGGACCAGCACAAATACGTCATCAAGTGCTTCTGGATCGGGATGCTCGGCATCATGTTTTCCCGTGCGAATCTTCCCCGGCGGAGGAAGCTGGCGGCGCTGCACGCGACGTACAAGGACGCGATCGACCCCGTCGAGAATCCGGCGATGCGTCAGGACTGGGCGCAGATCACCGCCCGGGCGTTCGAAGAGGAAGAGGAGCACAACCCCAAGCTGGTCTACGTGCTGCAACGGATGTGGAAGCGGACCGGGGGACGCTCGATCTACCGCGCCGCTGCCGCGCAATTCACCACCACACCGGAGCTGCCCAAGTCCTTCGAGCATCCGCCCGCGGAGGAGTAA